The genomic interval TGACTCTAACTTCTAAATATTATGAGGCAATACAGGATGAAACGTTGGAGGAACAAGGCCTAGAGCAAGCTCTGAAAAAAACAAGTATGGGTAATATTCCGCTAACGGTTATTTCAAAGGGGAAGGATGCGGATTTAACTGTATTTGGTTTATCAAAAGAAGAAGGGAATTTATTTGAGGAAATATGGTATGACGAACAAAAAAAGCTCTCTAATTTATCGACTGATAGTAAATTCTTAATTGCCAAGAACAGCGGACATGAAATTGCTAAAGATGAACTGGAATTAGTGGTCCATGAAATAAAAGATTAATAAAACGAGTCGATGATTAGATTATTGTTAAGTCACAAAGAAAGCTATATTTTTTATACATTTAATTAGTGAAACATAGATCAATACAGAAAAATATTTATGCCAAAATAAATGAACGAATGGATAGTGCTAAACGTCATAGGAATAGAGCATAAAGTTAGAGGGGGAATTAAATTGTGAAAAACCGGAGATTTTGGAAAACGTTTTTGGCCTTTTTATGTATAGGTCTTATAGGAATCGGGTTTTTAGTACCCGCTATGATTCCGTTATTGGAGGAACAGTTACAATCCCTTCCGAATGTACCTGACCTTCCTTTTAAAGTGCTTGTTATTAGTTCCTTGATTAATCCACTGATTCTTTTAATTATTGCCATTATAGTTGGCCAGCTGACGGCTCCAAAATTAAAGCTGGACTCATATTTATATCACCATATGCAAGGGAATAAAGGCATATGGAAGACGTTTACATCGAATCTTCCTATTGGAATTATTCTAGGGGTTATTGTATCTGCTATTTTCTTTATCTTTGAACTGATATTTCAACCATATCTACCGGAAACTTTAAAAATGAGTGTGGATTCAAGGAATCTTGTAAATACGTTAAATGGAATATTCTACGGTGGAATAGTCGAGGAACTATTACTCCGATGGGGATTCATGTCTTTGCTTATTTGGATTATGTGGAAAGTTTTTCAACGGTCAAAATCAGCCCCTTCTCCAGCAATATTTTGGATTAGTATTATCATCAGTTCCACCTTATTTGCATTAGGCCACTTAGGCGTTAATATGTTAGCTGCTCCATTAACACCGCTTATTTTAACTCGAATGCTGTTTCTTAATGGAATTGGCGGAATTGTATTTGGTTGGTTATATTGGAAAAAAGGTCTCGAGATTGCAATGGTTTCACATGTTGCCTTACACATTACTACAACAATTATAACGAATATTTGGTTTTTTTATGATGATTTAACTAGTTCCTGCTATCTTAAATAAATAATGAAGAATTAGCCTAAATTGGTTAATCCTTTATACCTATTTTGAAGTACGTACGATGTTTAAACCTATATAAATGAGGTGGATTTGTGGACAATATCGATTTACAAAAAAATGGTCTTCATTTGACACGACCAACAGATTCGAATTGGAATTATCGAGTTTTCTTTTCATTGATAATGCGTACGTTATTATTTATTGTATTTGGGGCTGTTTTTGTCGGTCTATTCTCCGTATTAGGAAGTGAAACACCTTTAAAAGCTGGAGAGAAGTGGTGGCCGTTCCAAGCGATATTAGCAAACATCGCAACGTATTTTATTTTAAGGTCCTTTTTAAGAAAAGAAGGAATTCCATATAAGAGTATGTTCAATTATCAAAAGGATAGTCAACGAAAATATGCTGCAGAAACATTATGGTTAGTGTTAGTAGGATTTGTTTTGGGAGGTGTATCATTATATGTAGCTGCCTATCTGTTATTTGGCACATTTAGTCTACCTACGACGATGTTTCAAGAAATCCCTGTATGGGCACTAGTCCTTGCATTAATTCTATTCCCTTTAACAAATGGTCTTGTTGAAACACCTACTTATATTGGATATGCGCTTCCTCGCCTCTATGCCATTACAGGAAAACAGTGGCTAGCCATTATTCTAGCTGGTTTGGCACTTGCCTTTCAACATGTTGCCTTGCCTTTAGTATTTGATATACCTTATATGTTATGGAGATTTTTATCATTCATTCCACTTGCCTTTGCATTAGGATTTATATATACGAGAACAAAGAGACTCATTCCTATTATGTTGGCACATTACTTAATGGATTTGCAATTAGTCATCCAACTAGCCTTTATGATGTAGATTAGCAACATCTAAAATAAGTGTATCCATTTTAAGAGTAGAAAAAAATGGATACTTTTTTTAAAAATATGTAGCATACATTAGGGGGGTATAGTATATTATAAGTAAGGGGGTGCTATAGGTGGATTGTGAAAACCAAGAGGACCTATTAGAAATTGAACCATGTTGCTCGAGTCACTCTGAGAGGGTGAGTCATCATTCTGAAAAGGTAAAGAAGAGTTTAATTAATCGTCTAAATAGAATAGAAGGTCAAATTCGCGGGGTGAAAGGCCTCATTGAAAAAGATACTTATTGTGATGATGTAATTACTCAAGTTTCAGCGATACAATCTGCACTAAATAGTTTTTCCAAAGTTTTATTAGAAAATCACTTGAAGAGCTGTGTAACAGAGCGGATTCAAGAAGGGGATTTAGAAGTAGTAGATGAACTGTTGGTTACTATTCAAAGATTAATGAAAAAATAAGGAGCGAACATGATATGGAAAAGGTAACGTTACTTGTAAGCGGAATGTCTTGTGGCCACTGTGTTAATGCAGTTGAGGGTGCTGTTGGTAAATTGAACGGAGTATCTAATGTAAACGTTCAGTTAAGTGAAGGGAAAGTCGATGTAGAGTTTGATTCATCAATGGTTTCATTAGAGACTATAAAAGAAACAATCGATGATCAAGGCTATGATGTAGCATAATTTGAATTGTAAATACGTGCATCAAGTAAAAAAATGCACGTATTATTTTTGATAAAAAACATACCTTGTAGGGGTATTCAGGAGGGGTGAAAATGACACAAGAGTTAAAAGAAACTGTACTTCCGATAACAGGGATGACTTGTGCCGCTTGTGCTGTGCGAATTGAAAAGGGAATTAAGAAAATAGAAGGTGTAGAAGAGGCGACGGTCAATTTTGCTTTGGAGAAAACTTCTATTACGTACGATCCTAATGTAGCTCATATAGAGGACTTTAAAAAGAAAATCCATGAATTAGGCTATGAAGTGATAGAGGAAAAAGCTGAGCTGGATATTATCGGCATGACTTGCGCAGCTTGTGCGACTAGAATTGAAAAAGGGTTAACTAAACTAGAAGGTGTAACGAAAGCATCGGTCAATTTAGCGTTAGAAAGCGCCTCTATCGAGTATAACCCATCACAAATTGGAACATCGGATATGGTAAAGCGAATTGAAAAGTTAGGGTATCAAGCGAATTTAAAAGAGGAACAAAAAGAGAACATTAAAGATCTTAAAGCAAAAGAGCTAGAAACTCAAAAAGGGAAGTTTATTTTTTCGGCTTTCTTATCTTTACCATTATTATGGGCGATGGTTAGTCACTTTAGCTTTACATCATTTATGTATGTACCAGAAATGTTTCTAAATCCTTGGGTGCAATTAGCACTTGCGACACCTGTTCAGTTTATTGTTGGGAAGCAGTTTTATATAGGGGCTTTTAAAGCACTTCGAAATAAAAGTGCTAACATGGATGTGTTAGTTGCTTTAGGCACATCGGCTGCCTATTTCTATAGTTTGTATTTGTCTATAGCGTCTATTGGCAGCACTGAGCATATGATTGAGCTTTATTATGAAACAAGTGCCGTTTTAATTACATTAATCATTTTAGGAAAATTGTTTGAAGTTAGAGCAAAAGGCCGTTCATCAGAGGCCATAAAAAAACTAATGGGTCTCCAAGCAAAAACAGCGACCGTGTTGAGAGCTGGAGTTGAACGAGAGATTCCGCTAGAGGATGTATTAGTAGGTGACATTGTTTATGTAAAGCCGGGTGAAAAAGTACCGGTAGATGGAGAAATCGTAGAAGGAAGTTCAGCTTTAGATGAATCAATGTTAACAGGTGAGAGTGTTCCTATTGATAAAACAGTAGGTGACTCAGTAATTGGGGCAACGATCAGTAAAAATGGATTCTTAAAAGTAAAAGCGAAAAAAGTAGGTCGTGATACAGCACTTTCTCAAATTATTAAAGTGGTAGAAGAGGCTCAAGGTTCAAAAGCACCTATTCAGCGATTAGCGGATCACATTTCAGGAATCTTTGTTCCAATCGTAGTAGGAATTGCTCTGCTTACCTTTTTAGTGTGGTTCATCTGGGTGGCTCCTGGTAACTTTGCCGAGGCATTAGAAAAATTAATTGCTGTTTTGGTGATTGCTTGTCCATGTGCCTTAGGATTAGCAACTCCTACTTCGATTATGGCAGGTACAGGAAGAGCGGCTGAGTTTGGTATTCTTTTTAAAGGTGGCGAACACCTGGAAAGGACACATCAGTTAACAACAATCTTGTTAGATAAAACGGGGACAGTGACAAATGGTGCGCCGGTTTTAACAGATATTTTAATTGAAGAGGGATTTGAAGAACAGCAGTTTTTAATGTTAGTAGCCGCTGCCGAAAAACAATCAGAGCATCCACTAGCTCAGGCAATCGTTGCTGGTATAAAAGAAAAAAATATTGAACTTGTGGAAGTGGAAGAGTTTGAAGCCATACCAGGCTATGGGGTTCAGGCAAAGGTAGATGGCCATGTTATTGTTGCAGGAACGAGAAAATTAATGAATAAGCATAACATTCATATTGAACATGTTCTTAAGGCGATGGAGGAGTTGGAGGGAAAAGGGAAAACGGCAATGCTTATTGCCATCAACAATCAATATGCCGGTTTAGTAGCTGTTGCGGATACAATAAAAGATACTTCAAAAGAAGCAGTCCAACGACTTAAAGATATGGGCCTTGAAGTGGTCATGATTACAGGAGATAACAAACGCACAGCCGAGGCGATTGCAAAAGAGGCAGGCATTGATCATGTTGTGGCGGAAGTTTTACCAGAAGGAAAAGCAGAAGCAGTGAAACAACTTCAAGCTCAAGGGAAAGTAGTCGCAATGGTTGGAGATGGAATTAATGATGCTCCAGCATTAGCGACGGCGCATATTGGAATGGCAATCGGAACAGGAACAGATGTAGCGATAGAAGCAGCTGATATTACACTTATTAGAGGAGATCTCGGTAGTATTGCAGATGCGATTTATATGAGTAAAAAGACAATCCGAAATATTAAACAAAACTTATTTTGGGCGTTTGCCTACAATGCATTAGGAATTCCAATTGCTGCGTTTGGTTTCTTAGCTCCATGGTTAGCAGGAGCTGCGATGGCGTTTAGTTCCGTGTCGGTAGTATTAAATGCATTGCGCTTGCAAAGGGTGAAACTTTCAGATAAAGGGGAAACAAACCGATGAAAAAGTGGATGTTTTCAGCTGTTTTATATGTAGTCGTTGTTGTTGCAGGGTACGCTGTTTATGAGGCAGTGTTTGGTGTAAATAAGGGCGCAGAGCATGATGCTTCGAAAAATGTAGCCGAGCAAAAAATCGAAGAATATAATTCCCATGCTAATGCTGGAACAGAACAACAGCATGAGGAAGACAATCACGAACATGGCGAAACAACTGGTAAA from Peribacillus asahii carries:
- a CDS encoding CPBP family intramembrane glutamic endopeptidase — its product is MDNIDLQKNGLHLTRPTDSNWNYRVFFSLIMRTLLFIVFGAVFVGLFSVLGSETPLKAGEKWWPFQAILANIATYFILRSFLRKEGIPYKSMFNYQKDSQRKYAAETLWLVLVGFVLGGVSLYVAAYLLFGTFSLPTTMFQEIPVWALVLALILFPLTNGLVETPTYIGYALPRLYAITGKQWLAIILAGLALAFQHVALPLVFDIPYMLWRFLSFIPLAFALGFIYTRTKRLIPIMLAHYLMDLQLVIQLAFMM
- a CDS encoding heavy metal translocating P-type ATPase; protein product: MTQELKETVLPITGMTCAACAVRIEKGIKKIEGVEEATVNFALEKTSITYDPNVAHIEDFKKKIHELGYEVIEEKAELDIIGMTCAACATRIEKGLTKLEGVTKASVNLALESASIEYNPSQIGTSDMVKRIEKLGYQANLKEEQKENIKDLKAKELETQKGKFIFSAFLSLPLLWAMVSHFSFTSFMYVPEMFLNPWVQLALATPVQFIVGKQFYIGAFKALRNKSANMDVLVALGTSAAYFYSLYLSIASIGSTEHMIELYYETSAVLITLIILGKLFEVRAKGRSSEAIKKLMGLQAKTATVLRAGVEREIPLEDVLVGDIVYVKPGEKVPVDGEIVEGSSALDESMLTGESVPIDKTVGDSVIGATISKNGFLKVKAKKVGRDTALSQIIKVVEEAQGSKAPIQRLADHISGIFVPIVVGIALLTFLVWFIWVAPGNFAEALEKLIAVLVIACPCALGLATPTSIMAGTGRAAEFGILFKGGEHLERTHQLTTILLDKTGTVTNGAPVLTDILIEEGFEEQQFLMLVAAAEKQSEHPLAQAIVAGIKEKNIELVEVEEFEAIPGYGVQAKVDGHVIVAGTRKLMNKHNIHIEHVLKAMEELEGKGKTAMLIAINNQYAGLVAVADTIKDTSKEAVQRLKDMGLEVVMITGDNKRTAEAIAKEAGIDHVVAEVLPEGKAEAVKQLQAQGKVVAMVGDGINDAPALATAHIGMAIGTGTDVAIEAADITLIRGDLGSIADAIYMSKKTIRNIKQNLFWAFAYNALGIPIAAFGFLAPWLAGAAMAFSSVSVVLNALRLQRVKLSDKGETNR
- a CDS encoding CPBP family glutamic-type intramembrane protease, with the protein product MKNRRFWKTFLAFLCIGLIGIGFLVPAMIPLLEEQLQSLPNVPDLPFKVLVISSLINPLILLIIAIIVGQLTAPKLKLDSYLYHHMQGNKGIWKTFTSNLPIGIILGVIVSAIFFIFELIFQPYLPETLKMSVDSRNLVNTLNGIFYGGIVEELLLRWGFMSLLIWIMWKVFQRSKSAPSPAIFWISIIISSTLFALGHLGVNMLAAPLTPLILTRMLFLNGIGGIVFGWLYWKKGLEIAMVSHVALHITTTIITNIWFFYDDLTSSCYLK
- the copZ gene encoding copper chaperone CopZ → MEKVTLLVSGMSCGHCVNAVEGAVGKLNGVSNVNVQLSEGKVDVEFDSSMVSLETIKETIDDQGYDVA
- a CDS encoding metal-sensing transcriptional repressor, yielding MDCENQEDLLEIEPCCSSHSERVSHHSEKVKKSLINRLNRIEGQIRGVKGLIEKDTYCDDVITQVSAIQSALNSFSKVLLENHLKSCVTERIQEGDLEVVDELLVTIQRLMKK